A single Gloeocapsa sp. DLM2.Bin57 DNA region contains:
- the rplK gene encoding 50S ribosomal protein L11: MAKKVVALIKLALPAGKANPAPPVGPALGQHGVNIMAFCKEYNAKTADKPGMIIPVEISVYEDRSFTFILKTPPASVLLKKAAGVEKGSDQPNKQTVGSITTEQLREIAQTKLPDLNANDVEAAMKIIAGTARNMGITIQA; this comes from the coding sequence ATGGCAAAAAAAGTAGTCGCACTAATTAAATTAGCCTTGCCCGCGGGAAAAGCTAACCCCGCACCTCCCGTTGGTCCTGCTTTGGGTCAACACGGCGTTAATATTATGGCTTTCTGTAAAGAATATAACGCCAAAACCGCCGATAAACCAGGGATGATTATTCCTGTAGAAATATCGGTTTATGAAGATCGTAGTTTTACCTTCATCCTCAAAACTCCACCTGCTTCAGTATTGCTCAAAAAAGCCGCAGGAGTTGAAAAAGGCTCTGATCAACCTAATAAACAAACGGTTGGGAGTATTACTACAGAACAGTTACGGGAAATAGCCCAAACCAAATTACCCGATCTCAACGCTAATGACGTTGAAGCAGCTATGAAGATTATCGCGGGCACTGCTCGTAACATGGGTATCACCATCCAAGCATAA
- a CDS encoding 50S ribosomal protein L1: MSKKVSRRFAAAQAKVEDRPYQPLEAMQLLKETATAKFDETAEAHIRLGIDPKYTDQQLRTTVTFPKGTGQSVRVAVIARGEKVKEASDAGADVVGSEELIEEIFKGRLDFDILIATPDMMPKVAKLGRALGPKGLMPSPKGGTVTDNLPEAIAEFKAGKQEFRADRTGIVHVMFGKSSFSAEDLLENLKALQDTVERNRPSGAKGRYWRSIYVSSSMGPSIEVDINALRDLKIAD; encoded by the coding sequence ATGTCTAAAAAAGTATCACGAAGATTCGCCGCAGCACAAGCAAAAGTAGAAGATAGACCATATCAGCCTCTAGAGGCGATGCAGTTACTCAAAGAAACAGCTACGGCTAAATTTGATGAAACCGCCGAAGCTCACATACGTCTAGGGATAGATCCTAAATATACAGATCAACAACTACGGACAACAGTAACTTTCCCTAAAGGTACAGGACAATCAGTGCGAGTAGCAGTAATCGCCCGAGGGGAAAAAGTAAAGGAAGCTAGCGACGCCGGAGCAGATGTAGTTGGCTCAGAAGAATTGATCGAAGAAATATTTAAAGGTAGATTGGATTTTGATATCTTAATCGCTACCCCCGATATGATGCCCAAAGTGGCTAAATTGGGACGGGCTTTAGGTCCTAAAGGCTTGATGCCTTCTCCTAAAGGTGGGACAGTCACCGATAATTTACCAGAGGCGATCGCTGAATTCAAAGCAGGTAAACAGGAATTTAGAGCAGATCGTACAGGGATTGTCCACGTGATGTTTGGTAAAAGCTCCTTTAGCGCTGAAGATTTATTAGAAAACCTTAAAGCACTACAGGACACAGTTGAACGTAACCGACCATCAGGGGCTAAAGGTCGTTATTGGCGCTCGATCTATGTATCTTCCTCCATGGGACCATCCATAGAAGTAGATATTAACGCTTTACGAGACCTGAAAATAGCTGATTAA
- a CDS encoding 50S ribosomal protein L10: protein MGRNRTSKEEIVEELKEQLSETQMAIIIDYQGLSVGEITDLRDRLRPTGTECKVTKNTLMRLAVEGDPNWETMTEFLKGTSAFLLVKDDLGGAIKAYQKFQKDTKKTEFRGGVMQGQSLNEQQVQAITELPSKEELMAQIAGAINSLATKVAVGIKEVPSSVCRGINEVPASLVRGIQAIANQEQDAA from the coding sequence ATGGGTAGAAATCGGACATCAAAAGAAGAGATAGTCGAAGAACTCAAAGAACAATTGAGTGAGACTCAAATGGCTATCATTATCGATTACCAAGGATTGTCGGTAGGTGAAATTACCGACTTACGCGATCGCCTACGTCCCACAGGTACAGAATGTAAAGTCACCAAAAACACCCTGATGCGTCTAGCGGTAGAAGGAGACCCCAACTGGGAAACAATGACAGAGTTTCTCAAGGGAACATCAGCCTTTTTACTAGTTAAAGACGATCTCGGAGGAGCGATCAAAGCGTACCAAAAGTTCCAAAAAGACACCAAAAAAACCGAATTTCGCGGCGGGGTCATGCAGGGTCAATCCCTCAATGAACAACAGGTACAAGCGATCACCGAATTGCCCAGCAAAGAAGAGCTTATGGCTCAAATTGCAGGAGCAATCAATTCCTTGGCGACCAAAGTGGCTGTGGGTATCAAAGAAGTACCCTCTTCCGTGTGCCGTGGTATCAACGAAGTACCAGCATCCCTGGTCAGAGGTATTCAAGCGATCGCCAACCAAGAACAAGACGCTGCATAA
- a CDS encoding 50S ribosomal protein L7/L12, which translates to MSAATDEILEKLKSLSLLEASELVKQIEEAFGVSAAAPTGGGMMMMAAPGAAAPGAAAEPEEEKTEFDVVLEEFPADKKIAILKEVRTITGLGLKEAKELVEAVPKPLKEGIAKEEAEQIKKTLEEAGAKVNVK; encoded by the coding sequence ATGTCTGCTGCAACCGATGAAATTTTAGAAAAGTTAAAAAGTTTAAGCCTTTTAGAAGCTTCAGAATTAGTCAAACAAATTGAAGAAGCCTTTGGCGTTAGCGCTGCTGCTCCTACTGGGGGTGGAATGATGATGATGGCGGCTCCTGGGGCTGCGGCTCCTGGGGCTGCGGCTGAGCCTGAAGAAGAAAAAACCGAATTTGACGTTGTTCTCGAAGAGTTCCCCGCTGACAAGAAAATTGCTATCCTTAAAGAAGTTCGTACTATCACAGGTTTAGGACTCAAAGAAGCTAAAGAATTAGTAGAAGCAGTACCGAAACCCCTAAAAGAAGGTATTGCTAAAGAAGAAGCAGAACAAATCAAGAAAACACTCGAAGAAGCAGGCGCTAAAGTTAACGTTAAGTAA
- the psbV gene encoding cytochrome c-550, producing MLKRFIWVIIAIAIFTLPGLVNQALAVELTEEVRTVKLNPEGEQVVISLQEAETGKKIFNNTCSQCHLGGRTKTNPNVGLRLEALEGAYPPRDNIIALVDYFQHPMTYDGEEDISLLHPNTDRSDIFSEMRNLTDADLKAVAGYILIQPKVRGVEWGGGKVYN from the coding sequence ATGCTAAAGCGATTTATTTGGGTAATTATAGCGATCGCCATTTTTACCTTGCCTGGATTGGTTAATCAAGCACTAGCCGTAGAATTAACTGAAGAAGTACGCACAGTCAAACTAAACCCCGAAGGGGAACAAGTAGTAATTAGTCTGCAAGAAGCAGAAACAGGTAAAAAAATCTTTAACAATACCTGTTCTCAATGTCATTTAGGAGGAAGAACCAAAACTAATCCTAACGTAGGACTTCGTTTAGAAGCCTTAGAAGGAGCATATCCTCCTCGGGATAACATTATAGCTTTGGTAGATTACTTTCAACACCCCATGACTTATGATGGAGAAGAAGATATCTCACTGTTACATCCTAATACCGACAGAAGTGATATCTTTAGCGAGATGAGAAATCTCACCGACGCAGATCTCAAAGCAGTAGCAGGTTATATTCTCATTCAACCTAAAGTGCGCGGAGTTGAGTGGGGAGGCGGTAAAGTTTATAACTAA
- the accC gene encoding acetyl-CoA carboxylase biotin carboxylase subunit → MFDKILIANRGEIALRILHSCEELGIRTVAVHSTIDCHALHVQLADESVCIGPPASSKSYLNIPNIIAAALTRNATAIHPGYGFLAENARFAEICADHQLHFIGPTPAAIRAMGDKSTAKKTMQQAGVPTIPGSPGLIATEAEAHKIARRIGYPVIIKATAGGGGRGMRLVQNDSELTRMFQAAQGEAEAAFGNAGVYLEKFVDSPRHIEFQILADSYGNVIHLGERDCSIQRRHQKLLEEAPSPFLTPELRTKMGDAAILAAKSINYVGAGTVEFLVDKSGHFYFMEMNTRIQVEHPVTEMITSLDLIAEQIRIAQGEKLSLTQAEVELKGHAIECRINAEDADNNFRPHPGKISAYLPPGGPGVRMDSHVYTDYEISPYYDSLIGKLIVWGPNRQAAIQRMQRALRECAITGVPTTIGFHQKILKHPAFLAGDVDTHFISKHFSPDSP, encoded by the coding sequence ATGTTCGATAAAATATTAATTGCTAATCGAGGAGAAATCGCCTTACGGATTCTCCATAGTTGTGAAGAACTCGGTATTCGTACCGTAGCGGTTCATTCTACCATTGATTGTCACGCTCTCCATGTGCAACTAGCCGATGAAAGCGTTTGTATTGGTCCTCCCGCATCTAGTAAAAGTTATTTAAATATCCCTAATATTATTGCGGCAGCCTTAACCAGAAACGCTACAGCCATTCACCCAGGTTATGGTTTTTTAGCCGAAAACGCTCGTTTCGCCGAAATCTGTGCCGATCATCAATTACATTTTATTGGTCCTACACCCGCAGCGATCAGAGCCATGGGAGATAAATCTACTGCTAAAAAAACCATGCAGCAAGCAGGAGTACCTACAATTCCCGGGAGTCCTGGGTTAATAGCAACCGAAGCTGAAGCCCATAAAATAGCCAGGAGAATCGGTTATCCCGTGATTATCAAAGCTACTGCAGGGGGAGGAGGTAGAGGAATGCGTCTTGTCCAAAATGACAGTGAATTAACCAGAATGTTCCAAGCCGCCCAAGGAGAAGCAGAAGCGGCTTTTGGTAACGCGGGAGTTTACCTGGAAAAATTTGTTGACTCACCTCGACATATAGAATTTCAGATCCTCGCAGACAGTTACGGTAACGTAATTCATTTAGGGGAAAGAGACTGTTCAATTCAAAGACGTCACCAAAAGTTATTAGAAGAAGCACCTAGTCCCTTTTTAACCCCCGAATTAAGAACTAAAATGGGTGATGCTGCTATTTTAGCCGCCAAATCGATTAATTATGTTGGTGCAGGTACAGTAGAGTTTCTCGTGGATAAATCGGGGCATTTTTATTTTATGGAAATGAATACCCGCATTCAAGTAGAACATCCTGTAACTGAAATGATTACAAGTTTAGATTTAATCGCCGAACAAATTCGTATCGCCCAAGGGGAAAAACTCAGTCTCACCCAAGCTGAAGTAGAGTTAAAAGGACACGCGATCGAATGTCGGATTAACGCTGAAGACGCTGATAATAATTTTCGTCCTCATCCTGGTAAAATCAGTGCCTACCTTCCCCCAGGAGGACCCGGAGTCCGCATGGACTCACACGTTTATACAGACTATGAGATTTCTCCCTATTACGATTCCCTTATTGGTAAACTAATCGTCTGGGGACCTAATCGTCAAGCAGCTATTCAACGAATGCAGAGAGCATTAAGAGAATGCGCTATTACAGGCGTACCCACTACTATTGGCTTCCATCAAAAAATTCTCAAGCATCCCGCTTTTTTAGCAGGGGATGTTGATACTCATTTTATTAGCAAACATTTTAGTCCTGATTCTCCCTAG
- a CDS encoding PHP domain-containing protein → MTSLTNQNAAQDGIGLKTVWSQIRADSCPYHYNFHLHTYCSDGQLSPEQIIEQGITLGLKGLAISDHHSVEGYYLAQKYLKTLRHNYPKLDLPQLWTGVEITSDLKGVEVHLLGYAFDPEHPQIKHYFTGKRPSCTAAEAAQVIYAIQAAGGLAVLAHPARYHQPAKRLVPLVAQLGIDALEVYYAYGNPKPWFPSPQETEEVKQLAESYNLLMTCGTDTHGSNILQRI, encoded by the coding sequence ATGACTTCATTAACTAATCAAAATGCAGCTCAAGACGGGATTGGTCTGAAAACCGTTTGGTCTCAAATACGAGCTGATAGCTGTCCTTATCACTATAACTTTCATTTACATACTTATTGTTCTGATGGTCAATTAAGTCCTGAGCAAATTATCGAACAAGGGATAACCCTAGGGTTAAAAGGTTTAGCCATCAGCGATCATCATTCTGTCGAGGGTTATTATCTAGCTCAAAAGTATCTGAAAACTCTCAGACACAACTACCCAAAGTTAGATTTACCCCAATTATGGACTGGTGTGGAGATTACTTCTGATTTAAAGGGGGTAGAAGTGCATCTGTTGGGTTATGCTTTTGATCCTGAGCATCCCCAAATTAAGCATTATTTTACTGGTAAGCGTCCTAGTTGCACAGCTGCAGAAGCAGCACAAGTTATCTACGCTATTCAAGCAGCAGGTGGATTAGCGGTATTAGCTCACCCTGCGCGGTATCATCAACCCGCCAAACGTTTAGTCCCGTTGGTTGCTCAATTGGGTATAGATGCTTTAGAGGTTTACTACGCTTACGGTAATCCTAAACCCTGGTTTCCTAGTCCGCAAGAAACAGAGGAGGTTAAACAATTAGCCGAGTCTTATAATTTATTGATGACTTGTGGTACTGATACTCATGGGAGTAACATACTACAACGTATATAG
- a CDS encoding site-2 protease family protein, with product MLNSSETSTFITILIIALVILIWGYNRSRPFGKLGIISWLQSVVLFAPWLIFFSFLTLGIYINIIGILLLLVLSIIAYMILGRSLRNLGPEETLIPKQPQEIVELETPTPTVTIPEADLQSIRGIFGIDTFFATETISYQEGFIFKGNLRGEPQTVHNQLSEKLKKLVGEKYRLFLVENGEGKPTVILLPNSRDPQPTTLAQKNLALALLVATIATSLETAGLLLGFDLFSDFGRYAEAIPISLGLWLILGMHELGHLFVAKRHHIRLSLPFFLPSWQIGSFGAITRFESLLPNRQILFDIAFAGPATGGLISLLLIIIGLLLSHQGSLFQIPSQFFQGSFLVGTLAKIILGSSMSQQVIDVHPLTLIGWLGLVITALNLLPIGQLDGGRMVQAIYGRKIARRISLTSLIILLLVAIINPANPILLYWGILILFLQRELERPSLNEISEVDDTRAVLGLLALLLMLATLIPLSPSLAGRLGIGS from the coding sequence ATGCTTAATTCATCAGAAACCTCCACTTTTATTACTATCCTAATCATTGCCCTAGTTATTTTAATTTGGGGTTATAATCGCTCTCGTCCTTTTGGAAAATTAGGCATAATTTCTTGGTTACAGTCAGTAGTCTTGTTTGCCCCCTGGTTAATCTTCTTTAGTTTTTTAACCCTGGGGATTTATATCAACATAATTGGCATTTTATTATTATTGGTCCTATCGATAATTGCTTATATGATTTTAGGTAGAAGTTTACGTAATTTAGGACCTGAAGAGACACTTATACCCAAACAACCCCAAGAAATTGTCGAGTTAGAAACCCCAACCCCAACTGTAACCATTCCTGAAGCAGATTTACAAAGCATTAGGGGTATTTTTGGTATTGATACTTTTTTTGCCACAGAGACTATCTCCTATCAAGAAGGTTTCATTTTCAAAGGTAACCTCAGAGGTGAACCACAAACAGTCCACAATCAACTCTCCGAGAAACTTAAAAAACTAGTAGGAGAAAAATACCGACTCTTTCTCGTAGAAAATGGCGAAGGAAAACCCACGGTAATCTTACTACCAAATAGTAGAGATCCTCAACCTACTACTCTAGCCCAGAAAAACCTCGCTCTAGCTTTATTAGTAGCTACCATCGCTACCAGTTTAGAAACAGCGGGATTACTCCTGGGATTTGATTTATTTAGTGACTTTGGTAGATACGCCGAAGCTATACCCATTAGTTTAGGACTTTGGTTAATTTTGGGAATGCACGAACTCGGTCATCTTTTCGTGGCTAAACGTCACCACATACGCCTAAGTCTGCCTTTTTTCTTACCTAGTTGGCAAATTGGCTCATTTGGAGCGATTACTCGATTTGAATCGTTATTACCTAATCGTCAAATTCTCTTTGATATCGCTTTTGCAGGTCCGGCTACAGGTGGATTAATTTCTCTGTTACTGATTATTATCGGTTTGTTATTATCTCATCAGGGTAGTCTATTTCAAATACCTAGTCAATTTTTCCAGGGTTCTTTTCTCGTAGGAACTTTGGCTAAAATAATCCTTGGTTCTAGCATGAGTCAACAGGTAATCGATGTTCATCCCCTCACCTTAATCGGTTGGTTAGGTTTAGTGATTACTGCTTTGAATCTGTTGCCTATCGGTCAACTAGATGGAGGTAGAATGGTGCAAGCTATTTATGGTCGCAAAATCGCTAGACGTATTTCTCTGACTAGTCTGATTATTTTGCTCTTAGTGGCGATTATTAATCCTGCTAATCCGATTCTTCTCTATTGGGGTATTTTAATTTTGTTCCTACAAAGAGAGTTAGAACGTCCTAGTCTCAATGAAATTAGCGAAGTAGATGATACTAGAGCTGTTTTAGGTTTATTAGCTTTGTTATTGATGTTGGCTACTTTGATACCTTTAAGTCCTAGTTTAGCAGGTCGTCTGGGTATTGGTAGTTAA
- the murQ gene encoding N-acetylmuramic acid 6-phosphate etherase — translation MNQSRGHLLTELNNPRSHNLDQLSPLELVDLFNQEDQYTLKAIATVRQELAQAIELIANCLTQGGRMFYVGAGTSGRLGVLDAAECPPTFCTPPEMVQGIIAGGIEALTRSSEAKEDDYGAGVEAIATRGVNQLDVVIGITAGGTTPYVHGAIAQAQTKGAKTIFITCVPDQQVNLEVDIAIRLLTGPELLAGSTRLKAGTATKMALNILSTGVMVRLGKVYGNRMVDVAVTNSKLRDRAIRIIQDLTDLTPQQAQEYLTLSNNNVKLALLLQATNLTPQAATILLEQHQGNLGLALKTYHNNHA, via the coding sequence ATGAATCAATCTCGTGGTCATCTCCTGACAGAATTAAATAACCCTCGTAGTCATAACTTAGACCAATTAAGCCCATTAGAATTAGTGGATTTATTTAATCAGGAGGACCAATATACCCTAAAAGCGATCGCAACTGTCAGACAAGAATTAGCCCAAGCTATAGAACTTATTGCTAATTGTTTGACTCAAGGTGGTAGAATGTTCTACGTCGGTGCAGGGACGAGCGGACGTCTAGGGGTACTCGATGCTGCCGAATGTCCCCCCACCTTCTGTACCCCACCAGAAATGGTTCAGGGGATTATTGCAGGGGGAATAGAGGCTTTAACTCGTAGTTCAGAAGCTAAAGAAGATGATTATGGAGCAGGGGTTGAAGCGATCGCTACTCGGGGAGTTAATCAATTAGATGTGGTAATCGGTATTACTGCAGGAGGGACAACCCCCTACGTTCACGGGGCGATCGCCCAAGCTCAAACCAAAGGTGCTAAAACTATCTTTATAACCTGTGTCCCTGACCAACAAGTTAATCTAGAGGTAGATATCGCGATTAGACTATTGACCGGACCTGAATTATTAGCGGGTTCAACTCGTCTGAAAGCGGGGACTGCTACCAAAATGGCTCTCAATATCCTTTCTACGGGAGTAATGGTACGTCTAGGTAAAGTTTACGGGAATCGGATGGTAGATGTAGCGGTGACTAATAGTAAATTACGCGATCGCGCTATACGCATTATCCAGGATTTAACCGACTTAACCCCACAACAAGCTCAAGAATATCTAACCCTTAGTAATAATAACGTTAAACTAGCTTTACTCCTACAAGCTACTAATTTAACCCCCCAAGCAGCTACAATTTTACTAGAGCAACATCAAGGTAACCTAGGCTTAGCCCTAAAAACATATCACAATAATCATGCTTAA
- a CDS encoding DUF3110 domain-containing protein, with protein MRIYVLLFNARTENEGIHTIQMGDRHKILLFETEDDGTRYAMMLEAQDFPVPTVEEMDLDEVIEFCISADYDYEIIKDGTLAVPPESNVPQTDWELEQSEENSEMSSAELEKIRRRLEGLL; from the coding sequence ATGCGCATATACGTTCTACTGTTTAACGCTCGTACTGAGAATGAGGGGATACATACTATCCAGATGGGCGATCGCCATAAAATCTTATTGTTTGAAACAGAAGACGATGGTACTCGCTATGCCATGATGTTAGAAGCCCAAGATTTCCCTGTACCTACAGTAGAAGAGATGGATTTAGACGAAGTCATCGAATTCTGTATCAGTGCTGACTATGATTATGAAATCATTAAAGATGGTACTCTAGCTGTTCCCCCTGAATCTAATGTACCCCAAACCGATTGGGAATTAGAACAGTCTGAGGAAAACTCAGAAATGTCTTCAGCAGAATTAGAAAAAATCAGACGTCGCTTAGAAGGACTTTTATGA
- the urtA gene encoding urea ABC transporter substrate-binding protein — translation MARLGRRKFLTYTSAALGSSIILKAYAKSPAQATAPQIAQASGDTIKVGILHSLSGTMAISETTVVDAEKLAIKEINAGGGVLGKQIEAVIEDGASDWPTFAEKAAKLIDQDQVVVVFGCWTSASRQAVLPVFESKNHMLWYPIQYEGQECSRNIFYTGAAPNQQIEPAVDWLMANKGTKFFLVGSDYVFPRTANTIIKEQLAAKGGEVVGEDYLPLGNTEVTPIITKIRVALPEGGIIFNSLNGDSNVAFFKQMQGAGLTPDKYPVMSVSIAEEEVRQIGREYLIGHYAAWNYFQTVDTPANQKFVEAFRAEYGADRVTNDPMEAAYIMVYLWKQAVEQAGTTELEAVRSAAIGQSLDAPEGFVQMKPNHHISKTVRIGQVRDDGLFDIVWSTDGPIDPLPWNQFVPETRGYGCDWSDPNKGGRYQM, via the coding sequence ATGGCAAGACTAGGACGTAGAAAATTTCTAACTTACACTTCAGCAGCATTAGGAAGTAGTATTATACTGAAAGCTTACGCCAAATCCCCTGCTCAAGCCACAGCGCCACAAATTGCTCAAGCTAGCGGTGACACCATTAAAGTAGGGATTCTGCACTCTTTAAGTGGAACTATGGCGATTAGTGAAACCACAGTAGTAGATGCAGAAAAATTAGCGATTAAAGAAATTAACGCAGGTGGTGGGGTATTAGGAAAACAAATAGAAGCAGTAATAGAAGACGGGGCTTCTGACTGGCCCACTTTCGCTGAAAAAGCAGCTAAACTTATCGATCAAGACCAAGTAGTCGTAGTTTTTGGTTGTTGGACTTCTGCTAGTCGTCAAGCAGTTTTACCCGTGTTTGAATCTAAAAATCATATGCTTTGGTATCCCATTCAATACGAAGGTCAAGAATGTTCTCGCAATATCTTCTATACTGGAGCTGCTCCTAACCAACAGATTGAGCCTGCTGTAGATTGGTTAATGGCTAACAAAGGGACAAAATTCTTTTTAGTCGGTTCAGACTATGTTTTCCCTCGTACCGCTAATACTATTATCAAAGAACAACTCGCAGCTAAAGGTGGAGAGGTTGTAGGAGAAGATTACTTGCCACTTGGTAATACTGAAGTAACCCCTATTATCACCAAAATTAGGGTAGCCTTACCCGAGGGTGGTATAATCTTTAACAGTCTTAACGGTGATAGTAACGTCGCGTTCTTCAAACAAATGCAGGGTGCAGGTTTAACACCTGATAAATACCCCGTGATGTCCGTTAGTATCGCTGAAGAAGAAGTTAGACAAATCGGTAGAGAATATCTGATTGGACATTATGCAGCCTGGAATTACTTCCAAACCGTAGATACCCCAGCTAATCAAAAATTTGTCGAAGCTTTCCGCGCTGAATACGGAGCTGATCGCGTTACCAATGATCCCATGGAAGCTGCTTATATCATGGTATATCTCTGGAAACAAGCTGTAGAACAAGCAGGAACAACAGAATTAGAAGCCGTTAGAAGTGCAGCGATCGGTCAAAGTTTAGACGCTCCCGAAGGTTTTGTGCAAATGAAACCTAATCACCATATCTCTAAAACCGTACGTATTGGTCAAGTTAGAGACGATGGTTTATTTGATATCGTCTGGAGTACAGATGGCCCTATTGATCCTCTACCTTGGAATCAGTTTGTACCTGAAACCAGAGGTTATGGGTGCGATTGGAGTGATCCTAATAAAGGTGGTAGATACCAAATGTAA
- a CDS encoding branched-chain amino acid ABC transporter permease yields MAILLESLFNGISIGAVLLIAALGLAIVFGLMGVINLAHGELIMLGAYATFVTQNVFKGFGEPWFNFYIIAALPLAFIVSGLMGLILEKGVIRYLYGRPLETLLATWGVSLILRQFVRSVNWLLIIAIAVFAILYFGGMFLIKRRYQHISNLIQGTILTLSIALATATGFLIQQQGQENLINPWFGTTNVDVTAPGWLRGGIPVGNFQIPMARIFIIVLTILCILATYWFLNKSSWGLKIRSVTQNRTMSACLGIPTEKVDALTFAIGSGLAGIAGCGISLLGSVGPNTGQNYIIDTFMVVVVGGVGNLLGTILAALGIGILNYLIGSGILVIFIIDIAFLKPLVDILMFFANTSMARVLVFGLIIIFLQIKPAGIFPPKGRNAQL; encoded by the coding sequence ATGGCAATCCTTCTTGAAAGTTTATTTAATGGTATAAGTATAGGTGCAGTATTACTAATCGCTGCTTTGGGTTTAGCGATCGTTTTTGGACTCATGGGGGTAATTAATCTAGCTCATGGTGAGTTAATCATGTTAGGTGCTTATGCTACTTTTGTTACCCAAAATGTCTTTAAAGGTTTCGGTGAACCCTGGTTTAATTTTTACATTATTGCAGCGTTACCCTTGGCTTTTATCGTCTCGGGGTTAATGGGTTTAATCCTGGAAAAAGGGGTAATTCGTTATCTCTATGGAAGACCTCTAGAAACCCTGTTAGCAACTTGGGGGGTAAGTTTAATCTTACGTCAATTTGTGCGTAGCGTTAACTGGTTATTAATCATCGCGATCGCTGTTTTTGCTATACTCTACTTTGGGGGAATGTTCCTAATTAAGCGTCGTTATCAGCATATTTCTAACCTAATCCAAGGAACTATTTTAACCCTGAGTATAGCCCTAGCTACAGCTACGGGCTTTTTAATTCAACAACAAGGTCAAGAAAACCTGATCAATCCTTGGTTTGGTACAACCAATGTGGATGTCACGGCCCCTGGGTGGTTGCGGGGTGGTATTCCTGTTGGTAACTTTCAAATACCTATGGCGCGTATCTTTATTATTGTTCTTACCATTCTTTGTATTTTGGCTACCTATTGGTTTTTAAATAAGTCTTCCTGGGGATTAAAAATCAGATCAGTAACCCAAAATCGCACCATGAGTGCTTGTTTAGGTATTCCCACAGAGAAAGTAGATGCTTTAACCTTTGCGATTGGTTCGGGTTTAGCTGGTATAGCAGGTTGTGGGATTAGTCTATTAGGTTCAGTCGGACCAAATACAGGACAAAACTACATTATCGATACCTTTATGGTAGTGGTTGTAGGAGGAGTAGGTAATCTCTTAGGCACAATTTTAGCAGCTTTAGGTATTGGTATTCTTAACTATTTAATTGGTTCGGGAATACTAGTAATTTTCATCATAGACATTGCCTTTCTTAAACCCTTGGTAGATATTTTAATGTTTTTCGCTAATACTAGTATGGCAAGAGTGTTAGTTTTTGGTCTGATTATTATTTTTCTGCAGATTAAACCCGCAGGAATCTTTCCACCTAAAGGTAGAAACGCACAACTATAA